Proteins co-encoded in one Streptococcus pyogenes genomic window:
- the nusA gene encoding transcription termination factor NusA, with protein sequence MSKEMLEAFRILEEEKHIDKADIIDAVTESLKSAYKRRYGQSESCVIEFNEKTADFQVFTVREVVEEVFDSRLEISLKDALAISSAYELGDKIRFEESVNEFGRVAAQSAKQTIMEKMRRQMREVMFNEYKEHEGEIMTGTVERFDQRFIYVNLGSLEAQLSHQDQIPGETFKSHDRIDVYVYKVENNPKGVNVFVSRSHPEFIKRIMEQEIPEVFDGTVEIMSVSREAGDRTKVAVRSHNPNVDAIGTIVGRGGSNIKKVISKFHPKRVDAKTGLEIPVEENIDVIQWVDDPAEFIYNAIAPAEVDMVLFDDEDLKRATVVVPDSKLSLAIGRRGQNVRLAAHLTGYRIDIKSASEYDRLEAEKEAATAVEEPVVDDVMTAEEV encoded by the coding sequence ATGAGCAAAGAAATGCTAGAAGCCTTCCGTATTTTGGAAGAAGAAAAACACATTGATAAAGCAGATATTATTGACGCAGTGACAGAATCATTAAAGTCTGCCTATAAACGTCGCTATGGTCAATCAGAATCATGTGTTATTGAATTTAATGAAAAAACAGCTGATTTTCAAGTATTTACGGTTCGTGAGGTTGTTGAAGAAGTTTTTGACAGCCGGCTTGAGATTAGTTTGAAAGATGCTCTTGCTATCAGTTCTGCCTATGAATTGGGTGATAAGATTCGCTTTGAAGAATCTGTCAATGAATTTGGACGTGTCGCAGCTCAATCAGCTAAACAGACTATTATGGAAAAGATGCGCCGCCAAATGCGTGAAGTGATGTTCAATGAATACAAAGAGCATGAAGGTGAAATTATGACAGGAACAGTTGAACGGTTTGATCAACGTTTTATTTATGTCAATCTTGGTTCCTTAGAAGCACAATTGTCTCACCAAGACCAGATTCCAGGTGAAACTTTCAAATCACATGACCGTATTGACGTTTATGTCTACAAAGTTGAAAATAATCCTAAAGGAGTTAACGTCTTTGTTAGTCGTAGCCATCCAGAATTCATCAAACGTATTATGGAGCAAGAAATTCCTGAAGTCTTTGATGGTACTGTTGAAATCATGAGTGTTTCTCGTGAAGCAGGTGACCGCACCAAGGTTGCTGTGCGCAGTCATAATCCTAACGTTGATGCCATCGGAACAATTGTTGGACGTGGTGGAAGTAATATTAAAAAGGTCATCAGCAAGTTCCATCCAAAACGTGTAGATGCTAAGACGGGGCTTGAAATTCCAGTTGAAGAAAATATTGACGTGATTCAATGGGTAGATGATCCAGCTGAGTTCATCTACAATGCCATTGCTCCGGCTGAAGTAGACATGGTACTTTTTGACGATGAAGATCTTAAACGTGCTACGGTAGTAGTTCCTGATAGCAAATTATCATTAGCTATCGGGCGTCGCGGCCAAAATGTTCGTTTAGCGGCACATTTGACTGGCTACCGTATTGATATCAAATCAGCTAGCGAATATGATCGTCTTGAGGCGGAAAAAGAAGCAGCAACAGCTGTGGAAGAGCCAGTTGTTGACGATGTTATGACTGCCGAGGAAGTATAA
- a CDS encoding GNAT family N-acetyltransferase has translation MVQQSLVIEEGVPQDAKAVLSLVTAAAKETDFITGVETILEATPQELSDFLSRSQTSFIDFCLLARLDEKVVGLLNLSGEVLSQGQAEADVFMLVAKTYRGYGIGQLLLEIALDWAEENPYIESLKLDVQVRNTKAIYLYKKYGFRIESMRKNDIKSKNGDDLDVYHMRKSVSQ, from the coding sequence ATGGTTCAGCAAAGTCTCGTTATTGAAGAAGGCGTACCTCAAGATGCAAAAGCTGTACTTTCCTTAGTGACGGCAGCTGCCAAAGAAACAGATTTTATAACAGGCGTAGAGACTATATTAGAGGCTACTCCTCAAGAATTGTCAGACTTTTTATCAAGAAGTCAAACCTCTTTTATTGATTTTTGCCTGCTAGCTAGATTAGATGAAAAAGTAGTAGGGCTTTTAAATCTTTCTGGGGAAGTATTATCCCAAGGCCAAGCTGAAGCAGATGTATTTATGTTAGTTGCTAAGACTTACCGTGGTTATGGTATCGGTCAATTATTGTTAGAGATTGCTCTTGATTGGGCTGAAGAAAACCCTTATATCGAAAGCCTTAAGTTGGACGTTCAAGTAAGAAATACTAAGGCTATTTACCTGTATAAAAAGTATGGTTTTCGTATTGAAAGTATGCGAAAAAACGACATCAAATCAAAAAATGGAGATGACTTAGATGTTTATCATATGCGTAAATCTGTAAGTCAGTAA
- a CDS encoding YlxQ-related RNA-binding protein: MTNLERLSSLIGLAQRAGKVISGEELVVKAIQHQQVILVFLANDAGPNVTKKVTDKSNYYNVEVSTVLNALELSAALGKPRKVAAIADAGFSKKMRTLME, from the coding sequence TTGACTAATTTAGAAAGATTATCTAGTCTTATTGGTCTAGCTCAACGGGCTGGAAAAGTGATTTCAGGTGAAGAACTAGTAGTAAAAGCTATTCAACACCAGCAGGTAATATTAGTATTTTTAGCCAATGATGCTGGTCCTAATGTGACAAAAAAAGTGACAGATAAAAGTAATTATTATAATGTAGAAGTCTCCACAGTGTTGAATGCACTGGAATTAAGTGCTGCACTAGGTAAACCAAGGAAGGTTGCTGCCATTGCAGATGCTGGATTTTCAAAGAAAATGAGGACTCTTATGGAATAG
- the tsaE gene encoding tRNA (adenosine(37)-N6)-threonylcarbamoyltransferase complex ATPase subunit type 1 TsaE, translated as MFYSENEYTLKAYGETLGTYLSIGDVIVLSGDLGAGKTTLAKGIAKGMGISQMIKSPTYTIVREYEGRLPLYHLDIYRVGDDPDSIDLDDFLFGNGVTVIEWGELLGEGLLQDYLQITITKRDKGRQLDLLAHGERSRQLLEIMSHGSAKSRY; from the coding sequence ATGTTTTATAGTGAAAATGAATATACTCTTAAAGCTTACGGAGAAACCCTAGGTACTTATTTGTCTATTGGAGATGTGATTGTATTGTCTGGCGACTTAGGTGCCGGTAAAACAACATTGGCAAAAGGTATTGCTAAAGGGATGGGGATTAGTCAAATGATCAAAAGCCCAACTTATACTATTGTTAGAGAATATGAAGGACGTCTACCTCTTTATCACTTAGATATTTACCGTGTTGGTGATGATCCAGACTCTATTGATTTAGATGATTTTCTTTTTGGTAATGGTGTTACCGTTATTGAGTGGGGAGAATTATTAGGAGAGGGATTATTACAAGACTATTTGCAAATTACCATTACTAAACGAGACAAAGGTCGTCAACTAGACTTGTTAGCGCATGGTGAGCGCTCTCGTCAGCTTCTGGAGATAATGTCACATGGTTCAGCAAAGTCTCGTTATTGA
- the rnpM gene encoding RNase P modulator RnpM — MSKVKKIPLRKSLVSGEIIAKRDLLRIVKTKDGQVFIDPTGKQNGRGAYIKLDNQEALMAKKKQVFNRSFSMDIPESFYDDLIAYVDHKIKRRELGLD, encoded by the coding sequence ATGTCTAAAGTCAAAAAAATACCTTTACGAAAATCACTTGTTTCTGGTGAAATTATTGCTAAACGAGATCTTCTTAGGATTGTAAAAACTAAGGATGGTCAAGTTTTCATTGATCCAACTGGTAAACAAAATGGTCGTGGTGCTTATATCAAATTAGACAATCAAGAGGCCTTAATGGCCAAGAAAAAACAAGTTTTCAACAGGAGTTTCTCAATGGACATTCCAGAAAGTTTTTACGATGACTTGATTGCTTATGTTGATCACAAAATCAAAAGAAGAGAGTTAGGTCTTGACTAA
- a CDS encoding HIT family protein, whose translation MENCIFCSIIQGDIPSSKVYEDEQVLAFLDISQTTKGHTLVIPKQHVRNLLEMTAETASHLFARIPKIARAIQSATGATAMNIINNNEALAGQTVFHAHVHLVPRYNEEDGISIQYTTHEPDFPVLEKLARQINQEVSS comes from the coding sequence ATGGAAAATTGTATTTTTTGCAGCATCATTCAAGGGGATATCCCCTCTTCGAAAGTCTACGAAGATGAGCAGGTCCTCGCCTTTTTAGATATCTCACAAACTACAAAAGGGCATACTCTAGTCATTCCTAAGCAACATGTTCGTAACTTACTAGAAATGACTGCTGAGACAGCTAGTCATCTCTTTGCTCGTATTCCTAAAATTGCTCGTGCTATCCAGTCAGCTACTGGCGCTACTGCCATGAATATCATTAACAATAACGAAGCCTTAGCGGGACAAACTGTTTTCCATGCTCATGTTCATCTCGTTCCTCGTTATAATGAAGAAGACGGTATCTCAATTCAATACACCACTCATGAGCCTGACTTTCCTGTCTTGGAAAAGCTCGCCCGACAAATCAATCAGGAGGTTAGTTCATGA
- the brpA gene encoding biofilm formation/cell division transcriptional regulator BrpA, whose amino-acid sequence MKIGKKIVLMFTAIVLTTVLALGVYLTSAYTFSTGELSKTFKDFSTSSNKSDAIKQTRAFSILLMGVDTGSSERASKWEGNSDSMILVTVNPKTKKTTMTSLERDTLTTLSGPKNNEMNGVEAKLNAAYAAGGAQMAIMTVQDLLNITIDNYVQINMQGLIDLVNAVGGITVTNEFDFPISIAENEPEYQATVAPGTHKINGEQALVYARMRYDDPEGDYGRQKRQREVIQKVLKKILALDSISSYRKILSAVSSNMQTNIEISSRTIPSLLGYRDALRTIKTYQLKGEDATLSDGGSYQIVTSNHLLEIQNRIRTELGLHKVNQLKTNATVYENLYGSTKSQTVNNNYDSSGQAPSYSDSHSSYANYSSGVDTGQSASTDQDSTASSHRPATPSSSSDALAADESSSSGSGSLVPPANINPQT is encoded by the coding sequence ATGAAAATTGGAAAAAAAATAGTTTTAATGTTCACAGCTATTGTGTTAACAACTGTCTTGGCATTAGGTGTCTATCTAACTAGTGCTTATACCTTCTCAACAGGAGAATTATCAAAGACCTTTAAAGATTTTTCGACATCTTCAAACAAAAGTGATGCCATTAAACAAACAAGAGCTTTTTCTATCTTGTTGATGGGTGTTGATACAGGCTCTTCAGAGCGTGCCTCCAAGTGGGAAGGAAACAGTGATTCGATGATTTTGGTTACGGTTAATCCAAAGACCAAGAAAACAACTATGACTAGTTTAGAACGAGATACCTTAACCACGTTATCTGGACCCAAAAATAATGAAATGAATGGTGTTGAAGCTAAGCTTAACGCTGCTTATGCAGCAGGTGGCGCTCAGATGGCTATTATGACCGTGCAAGATCTTTTGAATATCACCATTGATAACTATGTTCAAATTAATATGCAAGGCCTTATTGATCTTGTGAATGCAGTTGGAGGGATTACAGTTACAAATGAGTTTGATTTTCCTATCTCGATTGCTGAAAACGAACCTGAATATCAAGCTACTGTTGCGCCTGGAACACACAAAATTAACGGTGAACAAGCTTTGGTTTATGCTCGTATGCGTTATGATGATCCTGAGGGAGATTATGGTCGACAAAAGCGTCAACGTGAAGTCATTCAAAAGGTATTGAAAAAAATCCTTGCTCTTGATAGCATTAGCTCTTATCGGAAGATTTTATCTGCTGTAAGTAGTAATATGCAAACGAATATCGAAATCTCTTCTCGCACTATCCCTAGTCTATTAGGTTATCGTGACGCACTTAGAACTATTAAGACTTATCAACTAAAAGGAGAAGATGCCACTTTATCAGATGGTGGATCATACCAAATTGTTACCTCTAATCATTTGTTAGAAATCCAAAATCGTATCCGAACAGAATTAGGACTTCATAAGGTTAATCAATTAAAAACAAATGCTACTGTTTATGAAAATTTGTATGGGTCAACTAAGTCTCAGACAGTAAACAACAACTATGACTCTTCAGGCCAGGCTCCATCTTATTCTGATAGTCATAGCTCTTACGCTAATTATTCAAGTGGAGTAGATACCGGCCAGAGTGCTAGTACAGACCAGGACTCTACTGCTTCAAGCCATAGGCCAGCTACGCCGTCTTCTTCATCAGATGCTTTAGCAGCTGATGAGTCTAGCTCATCAGGGTCTGGATCATTAGTTCCTCCTGCTAATATCAACCCTCAGACCTAA
- the ccrZ gene encoding cell cycle regulator CcrZ, giving the protein MTTTEQELTLTPLRGKSGKAYKGTYPNGECVFIKLNTTPILPALAKEQIAPQLLWAKRMGNGDMMSAQEWLNGRTLTKEDMNSKQIIHILLRLHKSKKLVNQLLQLNYKIENPYDLLVDFEQNAPLQIQQNSYLQAIVKELKRSLPEFKSEVATIVHGDIKHSNWVITTSGMIFLVDWDSVRLTDRMYDVAYLLSHYIPRSRWSEWLSYYGYKNNDKVMQKIIWYGQFSHLTQILKCFDKRDMEHVNQEIYALRKFREIFRKK; this is encoded by the coding sequence GTGACAACGACGGAACAAGAACTTACCTTGACTCCCTTACGTGGGAAAAGTGGCAAAGCTTATAAAGGCACTTATCCAAATGGGGAATGTGTCTTTATAAAATTAAATACGACCCCTATTCTACCTGCCTTAGCAAAAGAACAGATTGCGCCACAGTTACTTTGGGCCAAACGCATGGGCAATGGTGATATGATGAGTGCCCAAGAATGGCTTAACGGCCGTACATTGACCAAAGAAGATATGAACAGTAAGCAAATCATTCATATTCTATTGCGCCTTCACAAATCTAAAAAATTAGTCAATCAACTGCTTCAGCTCAATTATAAGATTGAAAACCCATACGATTTATTGGTTGATTTTGAGCAAAATGCACCCTTGCAAATTCAGCAAAATTCATACTTACAAGCTATCGTTAAAGAATTAAAACGGAGCTTACCAGAGTTCAAATCAGAAGTAGCAACGATTGTGCATGGAGATATTAAACATAGCAATTGGGTGATTACTACTAGTGGTATGATTTTTTTAGTAGATTGGGATTCTGTTCGTCTAACTGATCGGATGTATGATGTTGCTTACCTGTTGAGCCACTATATTCCACGGTCTCGTTGGTCAGAATGGCTGTCTTATTATGGCTATAAAAATAATGACAAGGTTATGCAAAAAATTATTTGGTATGGTCAATTTTCTCACCTGACACAAATTCTCAAGTGTTTTGACAAGCGTGACATGGAGCATGTGAATCAGGAGATTTATGCCCTCAGAAAATTTAGAGAAATATTTAGAAAGAAATAA
- the trmB gene encoding tRNA (guanosine(46)-N7)-methyltransferase TrmB yields the protein MRVRKRKGAEEHLANNPHYVILNPEDAKGRWHDVFGNDRPIHIEVGSGKGGFITGMALKNPDINYIGIDIQLSVLSYALDKVLASEVPNVKLLRVDGSSLTNYFEDGEVDMMYLNFSDPWPKTKHEKRRLTYKDFLDTYKRILPEHGEIHFKTDNRGLFEYSLASFSQYGMTLRQIWLDLHASNYEGNVMTEYEEKFSNKGQVIYRVEANF from the coding sequence ATGCGAGTTAGAAAACGAAAAGGTGCTGAGGAGCACTTAGCTAATAACCCACACTATGTGATATTAAATCCAGAAGATGCCAAGGGCCGTTGGCATGACGTTTTTGGAAATGACCGTCCTATTCATATCGAAGTTGGTTCAGGAAAGGGCGGATTTATCACAGGGATGGCCTTGAAAAATCCTGATATTAACTACATTGGCATTGATATTCAATTATCTGTCCTAAGCTACGCCTTGGATAAGGTATTAGCTTCAGAAGTACCCAATGTCAAACTTCTGCGAGTGGATGGATCAAGTTTAACCAACTATTTTGAAGATGGTGAGGTGGATATGATGTACCTCAACTTTTCAGATCCTTGGCCAAAAACCAAGCATGAAAAACGTCGTTTGACCTACAAGGATTTCTTAGACACTTACAAGCGTATCTTGCCAGAACACGGTGAAATTCATTTTAAAACCGATAATCGGGGCTTGTTTGAGTACAGTTTAGCTAGTTTTTCTCAATACGGCATGACCTTGAGACAGATCTGGCTTGACTTACACGCTAGTAACTATGAAGGAAATGTCATGACAGAATATGAAGAGAAGTTCTCTAATAAAGGTCAAGTCATTTACCGAGTTGAGGCAAATTTCTAG
- the rimP gene encoding ribosome maturation factor RimP produces the protein MDSQGPIILEKSIKIEEVIKIANTSIIDIVTKTVTPEIKAPYELVDVEYDKMGSDYILSILVDKEGGITVEDTSDLTNIISPLLDTIDPDPFPNQYMLEVSSPGLERPLKTADSLKAAVGSYINVSLYQAIDKVKVFQGDLLAFDGETLTIDYLDKTRHKIVNIPYQAVAKVRMAVKL, from the coding sequence GTGGATTCCCAAGGACCAATTATCTTAGAGAAGAGCATAAAAATAGAGGAGGTAATCAAAATAGCAAATACATCTATTATCGATATCGTAACCAAGACAGTAACGCCTGAGATTAAGGCACCTTATGAATTAGTAGACGTTGAGTATGACAAAATGGGTAGTGACTACATCCTTAGTATTTTAGTCGATAAGGAAGGTGGAATCACAGTGGAAGATACATCTGACTTGACGAATATTATTAGTCCGCTGTTAGATACGATTGATCCAGATCCTTTTCCAAACCAATATATGCTAGAAGTCTCTAGTCCAGGTTTGGAGCGTCCGCTCAAGACAGCTGACAGTTTAAAAGCAGCAGTTGGCTCTTATATCAATGTGAGTCTTTATCAAGCTATTGATAAGGTGAAAGTTTTTCAAGGAGACTTATTAGCCTTTGATGGTGAAACGTTGACCATTGATTATCTTGATAAAACACGTCATAAGATCGTGAATATACCATATCAAGCAGTTGCTAAGGTGAGAATGGCTGTCAAATTATAA
- a CDS encoding NCS2 family permease, giving the protein MEKFFKLSENGTTVSTEIMAGLTTFFAMSYILFVNPSILGAAGMPSNAVFLATIIAAAISTLIMGLFANVPYALAPGMGLNAFFTYTVVFALGFSWQEALAMVFICGLFNIFITVTKFRKSIIKAIPVSLQHAIGGGIGVFVAYLGFKNANIITFSISAENIVMVNGVEPAKASAKTFADGLLFVDANGGVVPTISSFTDSGVLLAIFGLLLTTALVIRNFRGAILIGIVATTLVGIPLGIVDVSNLNFGISHIGEAWTELGTTFLAAFDGLSSLFSDSSRLPLVFMTIFAFSLSDTFDTIGTFIGTGRRTGIFSQDDENALENSIGFSSKMDRALFADAIGTSIGALVGTSNTTTYVESAAGIAEGGRTGLTAVSTAVCFLLSILLLPLVGIVPAAATAPALIIVGVMMVSSFLDVNWSKFADALPAFFAAFFMALCYSISYGIAAAFIFYCLVKVVEGKTKDIHPIIWGATFLFIVNFIILTIL; this is encoded by the coding sequence ATGGAAAAGTTTTTTAAGTTAAGCGAAAATGGGACAACTGTCTCAACTGAGATTATGGCTGGTTTAACGACCTTTTTTGCCATGTCCTATATTTTGTTTGTTAACCCAAGTATTTTAGGTGCAGCGGGGATGCCCTCTAATGCTGTCTTTTTGGCTACGATTATCGCAGCAGCCATATCAACCTTAATTATGGGACTATTTGCCAATGTGCCTTATGCGTTGGCACCAGGAATGGGACTTAACGCTTTTTTCACTTATACAGTTGTTTTTGCTTTAGGGTTTTCATGGCAAGAAGCCTTGGCAATGGTTTTCATTTGTGGATTATTCAATATTTTTATTACCGTAACCAAGTTTCGTAAAAGTATCATCAAGGCGATTCCAGTTAGTTTACAGCATGCTATTGGTGGGGGAATTGGTGTCTTTGTAGCTTATTTAGGATTTAAAAACGCAAATATCATTACTTTTTCTATCTCTGCTGAAAATATAGTAATGGTAAATGGTGTTGAACCGGCTAAAGCATCGGCTAAAACATTTGCAGATGGTCTATTATTTGTAGACGCCAATGGTGGAGTTGTACCTACGATTTCTAGTTTTACGGATTCCGGTGTATTACTTGCTATTTTTGGTTTACTTTTAACGACAGCTCTTGTGATTCGAAATTTTAGAGGTGCTATTTTAATTGGTATTGTCGCAACAACTCTTGTAGGTATTCCTTTAGGAATAGTGGATGTGTCCAACCTCAATTTTGGGATCAGCCATATTGGTGAAGCTTGGACTGAATTAGGTACAACTTTCCTTGCAGCTTTCGATGGTTTGAGTTCTCTTTTTAGCGATTCAAGTCGTTTACCGCTAGTTTTCATGACTATTTTTGCTTTTAGTCTATCAGATACTTTTGACACAATTGGTACCTTTATCGGAACTGGTCGTCGAACAGGTATTTTCTCTCAAGACGATGAGAATGCTTTGGAAAATAGTATAGGCTTTAGTTCAAAAATGGACCGTGCGCTTTTTGCAGATGCTATCGGTACTTCTATTGGGGCTTTGGTTGGAACTTCAAATACGACTACCTATGTTGAATCAGCAGCAGGAATTGCTGAAGGTGGACGTACTGGACTAACAGCAGTCTCCACCGCAGTATGCTTCTTATTATCAATATTGCTATTACCGCTTGTAGGTATTGTCCCAGCTGCTGCTACGGCTCCAGCTTTAATTATTGTGGGTGTCATGATGGTGTCTTCTTTTCTTGATGTTAATTGGAGTAAATTTGCAGATGCTCTTCCAGCTTTTTTTGCAGCTTTCTTTATGGCGCTGTGTTACTCTATTTCCTATGGTATTGCCGCTGCCTTTATTTTCTATTGTCTAGTAAAAGTTGTTGAGGGAAAAACAAAAGATATTCACCCTATTATTTGGGGAGCAACCTTCTTGTTCATTGTAAATTTCATCATATTAACTATCTTATAA
- a CDS encoding ABC transporter ATP-binding protein: MLNIKNLTGGYHNIPVLNDVSFSVDNGELVGLIGLNGAGKSTTINEIIGFLKPYQGSISIDGLTLAENAVAYRQKIGFIPETPSLYEELTLSEHINTVAMAYDIDLEVAQKRAQPFLEMFRLTDKLEWFPVNFSKGMKQKVMIICAFVIDPSLFILDEPFLGLDPLAISDLIQTLEVEKAKGKSILMSTHVLDSAERMCDRFVILHHGQVRAQGTLADLQEAFGDRSASLNDIYLALTKED, translated from the coding sequence ATGTTAAACATTAAAAATCTAACAGGAGGATATCACAATATCCCTGTTTTAAACGATGTCTCATTTTCTGTAGACAATGGAGAGTTAGTCGGTTTGATCGGGCTAAATGGTGCTGGAAAGTCAACAACTATCAACGAAATTATTGGCTTTTTGAAGCCTTATCAAGGAAGTATTTCTATTGATGGTTTAACTCTAGCAGAAAATGCAGTTGCCTACCGTCAAAAAATAGGTTTTATCCCAGAAACTCCTAGTCTCTATGAAGAATTGACCTTATCAGAGCATATCAACACCGTAGCTATGGCTTATGATATCGACTTAGAAGTGGCACAAAAACGAGCACAACCTTTCTTGGAAATGTTTCGTTTAACTGACAAACTTGAATGGTTTCCTGTCAATTTTTCTAAAGGGATGAAACAAAAAGTCATGATTATTTGTGCCTTTGTCATTGATCCAAGTCTATTTATTCTTGATGAACCATTCTTAGGGTTAGACCCTTTAGCTATTTCAGACTTAATCCAAACGCTAGAAGTCGAAAAAGCAAAAGGAAAATCTATTTTGATGAGTACACATGTTTTGGACTCTGCTGAAAGAATGTGTGATCGTTTTGTGATTTTGCATCATGGACAAGTTCGTGCCCAAGGAACTCTTGCTGACTTGCAAGAAGCTTTTGGTGACCGTTCAGCGAGCTTAAATGATATCTATCTTGCATTAACAAAAGAGGATTAA
- a CDS encoding ABC transporter permease: MKALFLKRRQDFQKQQNKYLRYVLNDHFVLVLMFLLGFAMVQYGQLLNHFPTNHLPIQVCLGILIPLLLSMGSIATYLEEADQHFLLPKEEEVISYIKQAERLSFLLWGTLQTAVLLFLYPIFRRLGLSLFIFIILVLILLALKRVVLSRKTRYFLRGNRLDWAKAVAFESNRKQSILKFYSLFTTVKGISTKVKERTYLNPLLKLVKQTPSNLWLSLYARAFLRSSDYLGLFLRLMLLSSLSVFFIHNLYLSVSLALIFNYLVVFQLLSLYYHYDYHYMTSLYPENSRSKKKNMLSFLRGLSFLMLIVNMLCCSSAPKALILIVGMVFIACIYLPYKLKKIID; the protein is encoded by the coding sequence ATGAAAGCATTATTTCTGAAACGCCGTCAAGACTTTCAAAAACAACAAAACAAATACCTTCGTTACGTCTTAAATGATCACTTTGTTTTGGTGTTGATGTTTTTATTAGGCTTTGCTATGGTGCAGTATGGTCAGCTACTAAACCATTTTCCAACGAATCATCTACCTATTCAGGTTTGCCTTGGGATATTGATCCCATTATTGCTCAGTATGGGATCTATAGCAACGTATCTAGAAGAGGCAGATCAGCATTTCTTACTTCCAAAAGAAGAAGAAGTGATTTCTTATATCAAACAAGCTGAACGACTCTCTTTTTTGCTTTGGGGAACTTTGCAGACTGCTGTATTGCTCTTTTTATATCCTATTTTTAGACGTTTAGGTCTGTCTTTATTTATTTTTATTATCTTAGTTTTGATATTATTGGCACTAAAAAGAGTAGTGCTTAGTCGAAAGACAAGATATTTTTTGAGAGGAAATCGTTTAGATTGGGCAAAAGCTGTCGCATTTGAAAGCAATCGCAAGCAAAGTATTTTAAAGTTTTATTCTCTTTTTACAACAGTCAAAGGAATTTCTACAAAAGTGAAAGAAAGAACTTATCTAAATCCTCTTTTAAAATTAGTTAAGCAAACTCCTTCAAACCTTTGGCTGTCCCTTTATGCTAGAGCCTTTTTACGTAGTTCAGATTATTTGGGCTTATTTTTACGACTAATGCTATTAAGCTCATTATCTGTATTTTTTATCCATAATCTTTATTTGTCAGTAAGTTTAGCACTCATTTTTAACTATTTAGTTGTATTCCAATTACTTTCCCTTTATTATCACTACGATTACCATTATATGACTAGTCTTTATCCTGAAAATAGTCGGAGCAAGAAGAAAAATATGTTAAGTTTTTTACGAGGTTTAAGCTTTTTAATGTTAATCGTCAATATGCTGTGTTGCTCATCAGCGCCAAAAGCACTCATTTTGATTGTAGGTATGGTTTTCATAGCTTGTATATATCTACCTTATAAGTTAAAGAAGATCATTGACTAA